A region of the Pseudoprevotella muciniphila genome:
TCTCGCGGACGAGACTTTTTGTGTCGGTCAGGTTCTGAATCTGCCGGCAATGCTCCTTCCACTCTTCCTGTATTTTCCTGAGGTCTGCTATAGATGTCATAGAATTACATAGATGCTATAGTGCAGACGGCGATGCCATCTTTTCCATGAGGAACTTGTTCTGGTACTTGTTGATTGCCTTGATGAGTTCGGGTGTGATTTCGGGGTCGTAGCATGCCTGGTCCTGAATCCACCGGTTGAATGCCATGAATACCTCTATGGCGTCGATGACGTTCGCCTTCTTGTCAAGTTTCTCGATGGTGGATGATAGTTTCGAGAGTTTGTCTGCGAGTGCTCCGATGGCTTCGGGGTCGCCTGACGCATTGACCTGCGCGATGAGGTTGTCGATTGCGAGGAGCAACTTGTTGACGAGTTCCGGTCGTGAGATGTTCTTGGCTGCACGCGCCTCCTTCCATCCGTCGTTGCTGCACCACTTGGAGACAGACTGACGGGACACGCTTAATTGTTCGGCAATTTCTGTCAGTTCCATGCCTGACAGGTACAGTGAGCGTCCGAGCGTCTTTTTCCTTTCAATCTGCTCACGCGAAAGCCTGGTGCGTTCGGGCAATTCGGAACCAGTTCCGTTTGCCTCTCTCTTCGTTGTCTTTTCTTGTTTTGTCATTGTTTTTTTATTTGTTTCAGTTGCGACATAGTCGCAACATACGCGATTGTTCTTGCTGCAAAAGTGGTTATTTTCAGGTGGTGCAGGAAAAAAGTGTGCAATGGTTTCAGAGAAGTGTGCAACGGTTTCACACTTTTTTTGCGGGATTGTCTGAAGCCCTCATCTTTGCGGTAGAAACATCGTAAAAGAACTGGAAAAAATGAGCAAGACAAAACGAGTGAGAATCAGCAACGAGCGCCTGAACAGTTACGGCACGCGTGTACTTACGGCCGGCATGGACGTTGAGCAGTACAACAGGAACCCCGTACTACTTTATATGCACGAGCGTGGTCAGGTTATCGGCTACGTGAAAGACCTGCGGGTTGAAGGTGACGAGGTGACTGGCGAACTGATGTTTGACGAGGCCACGGAACTGAGTCAGCGCTGCAAGAAGCAGTGGGAGTTCGGCAGCCTGAAGATGGTGAGTGTCGGTATCGACATTCTGGAACTGAGCGAAGACCCGAAGCATTTGGTGCAGGGTCAGACCAGTCCGACCATCAGCAAAAGCAAACTGTTCGAGGTGTCGCTTGTTGACATCGGTGCTAACGACGATGCCATTGTTCTGCAGAAGGACGGCAAGCGCATAGAGTTAGGCAAAGACGCGGCGAGAGAGTTGCCGCTGCTGCATAGTAATAACAACAAAAATCAAAAAACAAAGCAAATGGATCAAGAGAAGTTAGCCCTTCAATTGGGCTTGCCTAAGGATGCCGACGAAGCGACCATCAACGCGAAGCTGGCAAAGCTGCAGGCTGACGGTGCGGAGGCTGAGACCCTGCGCCAGGAACGCGACACGCTGCGTGCCGCCCGTATTGAAACCCTTGTGAACGCTGCCATTGCCGAGAAGAAGATCGGCGAGGACAAGAAACAGCAGTTCCTGGATCTCGGCAAAAAAATCGGTGCCGACGAGTTGAAGCAGACCTTCGACGCCATGTCGCCCCAGGTGAAGCTGAGCCACATCGTAGGCGGTGGTGCCCCAGCGGGTGGCCATGCCGAGTACAAGAAGCTGAGTGACGTGCCGAGCGACGAGTTGTCGAAGCTGCGTGAGCAGAACCCGGCGCAGTACAAGAAACTGTACAAGGCCGAGTACGGCATAGAATGTGAGATTTAAGGTTGCGACACAGTCGCAACATACGAGACAAGAGTATTATCAGAAACCAACAAAAAAGAAATACAATGATTCGATTTATTGGAATGATCGTTGCGGTTCTTGTGAACTGCTTGATGGGCGGCACTCTTGCTGCCATGGTCGGCGTTGACCCCGCCGTGGGTGCCGTCGGCCTAAATGTTGTTGCCGCCACTGTCGGCAACGTGTTACCCTCTGGTGCCTTAGGTGCCGGAGTCTATACCGAGATTTGGACGGGTGAGCTGGTGAAGTACCTTCGCCGCGGCCTTGAAGCCACCTGGCTTGACGGCATTCCCGACAGTTCGAGTATAGTGAACAATGATGTGATTCATCTTGTTGAGGTCGGTGTTGACCCAGACGTTCTGATCAACAACACGACCTATCCGATTCCCTTGCAGGCTTTGGACGATGCTGACATTGCCGTTCAGCTTGACAAGTTCCAGACGAAGGTGACTCCTGTGACCGATGACGAGCTCTATGCCATTTCGTATGACAAGATGTCGCGCGTGAAGGAGAGTCACGGCAATGCCATCAACGTATCGAAGTTCCAGAAGGCTGCTCATGCCTTGTGCGCGCAGCAGAACTCTGCCACCACTCCGGTTCTTGTTACGACTGGTGCGCGTGACGCAGACACGGGCCGTATCAAGCTGTGCATGCAGGACGTTATCAACCTGAAGCGTGCGCTTGATAAACTGAAAGTCCCTGCAGACGGTCGCCGTCTGGTGCTTTCCACGGACCACGTGAACGACCTGCTGGAGACCGACCAGCGCTTCAAGGAACAGTACAACATCGACCGCGGCAACGGTACGGTAGGTCGTCAGTACGGTTTTGACATCTACGAGTTCGCGAACAATCCGATTTACACCACGTCGGGGCAGAAGAAAGCTGTCGGTGCGAGTGCCGATACCGGTGAGTTCCAGTGCAGCTTTGCGTTCTACGTTCCTCGCGTGTTCAAGGCCACTGGAAGTACGAAGATGTATTACAGCGAGGCTGCGAACGATCCCGAGTATCAGCGCAACAAGATCAACTTCCGCCACTACTTCGTTTGCATGCCTAAGAAGGCTGATGCGGGCGGTGTTATTATGAGCGGCTATGAGACGAGTGGTTTGCCCACCATCTCCGGTGACGCCGAACTGACTGTGCCCTCGACAGCAGGCAGCAACGTCCGTACATACGCGACGAGCAACGGTGCGGGTGTTACAGCTGAGAGCGATGCGTCATGGCTGACCGTATCTGTGAGCGGCAATAAGGTGACGTTTACCCGTGAGGCTTACCCCTTCACAGAAGACGCCGAAGCAATTCGTTATGCCAATGTAACCATCGGTATTTCCGGCACGAGTGTTACGAAGACCGTGGTTGTTGGTCAGGAATTAGCGCAACCTTAAAATGATGTGAAACATGAGACTGATTGTAAAGAAGATTTTCCGCGACAAGACGGACCATGTTACGGTGTATGAGCCCGGCTCCATCTTAGAGATGGATGACCAGGCTCGTGCCTCGGACCTGATTGTTCGCGGTCTGTGCGCCGAGCACAAAGACAAGAGCGACGCTTCCGTGGCTTCTGCCGAGGTGGTGAAACAGGCAGTCGTGAAACCTAAAGTCAGGAAGTCATGAGCAAGGTTGTTATTCTCGGTACTGCCCACGGTGTGAACGTGGCAGGTAAATGCTCTCCGGACGGCAGGTTCCGCGAGTACAGGTTCAGCCGTGAGGTCATCTCGATGCTCAAGCCGCGTCTTGAGTCGCTGGGTCTGACGGTATTCGTTGACATGCCTCAGGACGTTGTCCCTCTCCCCATGAGCACCGAGCTGTCCCAGCGCTGCAAGATTGTGAACGGCATCTGCGGCAAATATGGCAAGGAGAACTGCGTGTATGTGAGCATTCACGTGAATGCTGCCGGCGGTGATGGCAAGTGGCACGACGCCCGCGGTTTTGCGGTGTATGTGTCGCGTTCGTGCTCATCGTCGAGCAAGCGCCTGGCGAAGTTGCTGTGCGACCTTGCGCTTGTCCGCGGTCTGCGCGGCAACCGCTCGGTACCCGGTGAGCATTACTGGCAGGCCGGCTTCTACGTGCTGAAGCACACTGTCTGCCCTGCGGTACTCAGTGAGAACTTGTTCCAGGACAACCGCGCGGATGTGGAGTTCCTGATGTCGCCATCCGGCAAGGAGGCTGTCGCGGCACTCCATCTTGATGCTCTGAAGCAGTATTTTGGTATCAATCAATAATCAACCATCAATAGTTATCAGATATGGAAACGGACCTCAGTCAAATCCTCAACTGGTTATTAGGCGGCAGCCTTGTCGGTGCGCTTATCTCCATCGTGACCATCCGCAGTGCCCTGAAGAAGGCTCGTGCGGAGGCGGAGAGGGCGATTGCCGAGAGCGACACGGTGAAGATTACGAACACTGAGCAGGCGACCCGGATTCTGATACAGAACATTGTTGAACCCTTAAAACAAGAATTGAATGAAACGCGAAAGGAACTGTCATCGCTCAAACGCGAGGTGGCCCGTTTCCGTAAGGCTGTTGACAGTGCTAACAGTTGCCGTTACAGCGATGACTGTCCTGTTCTTGAGCGGATGCGCGACACACCGAAAGAGCGCAGCAGCGTCAAGCCACGCGCAAGTGTCTGCAACGCTTCGCACGGACAGCGTGATTCGCCAGTCGATAGACAGCGTAAGCGAGCTTGTGGAGATCCGGACGGAACCTGTGACTGTTCCGATGTCGTCGGTGACGCTGACGATAGCGACGGACAGCCTCCTTAGTCTTCCGAGCGGTGCGAGCTACAGCGACCGCAGCGGTCAGGCCAGTGTGAAGGTTTCGCGCAAGGCTGCTACAGCCACCGACCCCGAGTACATCTATATTTATGCCACATGCGACAGTCTGCAGCTCCAGTGTGAGCGATA
Encoded here:
- a CDS encoding terminase gpP N-terminus-related DNA-binding protein, which translates into the protein MTKQEKTTKREANGTGSELPERTRLSREQIERKKTLGRSLYLSGMELTEIAEQLSVSRQSVSKWCSNDGWKEARAAKNISRPELVNKLLLAIDNLIAQVNASGDPEAIGALADKLSKLSSTIEKLDKKANVIDAIEVFMAFNRWIQDQACYDPEITPELIKAINKYQNKFLMEKMASPSAL
- a CDS encoding HK97 family phage prohead protease: MSKTKRVRISNERLNSYGTRVLTAGMDVEQYNRNPVLLYMHERGQVIGYVKDLRVEGDEVTGELMFDEATELSQRCKKQWEFGSLKMVSVGIDILELSEDPKHLVQGQTSPTISKSKLFEVSLVDIGANDDAIVLQKDGKRIELGKDAARELPLLHSNNNKNQKTKQMDQEKLALQLGLPKDADEATINAKLAKLQADGAEAETLRQERDTLRAARIETLVNAAIAEKKIGEDKKQQFLDLGKKIGADELKQTFDAMSPQVKLSHIVGGGAPAGGHAEYKKLSDVPSDELSKLREQNPAQYKKLYKAEYGIECEI
- a CDS encoding N-acetylmuramoyl-L-alanine amidase, which encodes MSKVVILGTAHGVNVAGKCSPDGRFREYRFSREVISMLKPRLESLGLTVFVDMPQDVVPLPMSTELSQRCKIVNGICGKYGKENCVYVSIHVNAAGGDGKWHDARGFAVYVSRSCSSSSKRLAKLLCDLALVRGLRGNRSVPGEHYWQAGFYVLKHTVCPAVLSENLFQDNRADVEFLMSPSGKEAVAALHLDALKQYFGINQ